In a single window of the Corvus hawaiiensis isolate bCorHaw1 chromosome 19, bCorHaw1.pri.cur, whole genome shotgun sequence genome:
- the LOC125335819 gene encoding T-cell antigen CD7-like — MLWMSCLPTASLFLLLFPCFPAQDSGGNEQSADVISAWEGDSISITCPMNDSQNQVGMYLRAIRQNLNVIYVPKDESPKVNPAFANRTEYSKEGENFRITLQRLQESDSKIYVCSEMVKINDRHKDLYGKTTIVVVKAKSSRALEQSPLYANPEQGQSVRITCVLKSSPEAEGFYLLRTHVQPAIVLHGSKLNRSRVSLAFMSRLEYSRVGNRTVITLHDLQEDDSDNYVCAEEVTNSPLLSSSGTMVLVKEVEQACKKSSWGLYALIAVVALLFCALVCCTLYRVDVKKYFQKKKPNVVYEDMSYNSRRSTLVRTNTYSRGE, encoded by the exons ATGCTGTGGATGTCGTGTCTCCCAACTGCCTccctctttcttctgcttttcccgTGCTTCCCTGCCCAGGACA gTGGAGGAAATGAACAGTCAGCAGATGTTATCAGTGCTTGGGAAGGAGACTCCATCAGCATAACTTGTCCAATGAATGATTCACAAAATCAAGTGGGAATGTACTTGAGAGCTATCAGACAGAATCTCAATGTGATATATGTTCCCAAGGATGAATCTCCAAAAGTCAATCCTGCCTTTGCTAATCGCACCGAGTATTCAAAGGAAGGGGAGAATTTCAGGATAACCCTGCAGAGGTTACAGGAATCTGATTCCAAAATCTATGTATGCTCTGAGATGGTTAAAATCAATGACCGTCACAAAGACCTATATGGGAAGACAACCATAGTGGTGGTCAAAG CTAAATccagcagggctctggagcAGTCACCACTTTATGCCAACCCTGAGCAAGGCCAGTCTGTCAGGATCACCTGTGTGTTGAAAAGCTCACCTGAAGCTGAGGGGTTCTACTTGCTCAGGACTCACGTGCAGCCTGCCATAGTTCTGCATGGGTCAAAGCTCAACAGATCAAGGGTTTCTCTTGCCTTTATGAGTCGCTTGGAGTATTCAAGGGTAGGAAATAGAACGGTGATAACTCTACATGACCTGCAGGAGGATGACAGTGATAACTATGTCTGTGCTGAGGAGGTGACAAATTCCCCTCTGCTCTCATCGAGTGGCACCATGGTGCTGGTTAAAG AAGTGGAGCAGGCATGCAAGAAGAGCTCCTGGGGTTTGTATGCCCTTATTGCCGTGGTGGCACTGCTGTTCTGTGCCCTGGTGTGCTGCACCTTGTACCGTGTGGAT gtgaagaaatatttccagaagaaaaagccCAATGTGGTATATGAAGACATGTCCTACAATTCCAGACGTAGCACACTGGTCAGAACCAACACCTACAGCAGAGGTGAATAA